A segment of the Staphylococcus ratti genome:
TCAATTATATAATGATTGTACAGAACTTCGCATCATTTTGCTAATATGAGTTGATGCACCTTTGAAAATACATGCATTACTACGCGCTCTCGTGGTAATATGGAGTTTAGAATACGATTTGGAGGCGGACTTATGTCAAAAGAAGCTTTATGTATTATTTATGGCGGTAAAAGTGCCGAACATGATGTATCCATCTTAACTGCGCAAAACGTACTCAACGCAATAGATAAAGCGCAGTATCATGTCGATATTATTTACATTACAAACGAAGGTGTTTGGAGAAAAAAAGAAAATATTACCGATGAAATTACCGACATTAATACGTTACATTTAGACGAAAGCCGAGAAGGTGAAATTTCATCAATGTTAACACAAAGTAGCCAGGGTGGCCGCTATGATGCAGTGTTCCCATTATTACATGGTCCAAATGGTGAAGATGGCACAATTCAAGGTTTATTCGAAGTGTTGGACTTACCTTATGTAGGTAATGGTGTACTATCGGCATCAAGTTCAATGGATAAATTAGTGATGAAGCAGTTGTTCGCGCAACGTGGCTTACCACAATTACCGTATGTTAGCTTTTTACGTAGCGAGTACGAAAAATATGAACATAATATCTTAAAACTCGTTCAAGATAAACTTGAATTTCCTGTATTTGTAAAACCAGCTAACCTAGGTTCAAGTGTAGGGATTAGTAAGTGTGAAAATGAAGCACAGTTGATTCAAGGTATTGAAGAAGCATTTTTATTCGACCGTAAACTCGTGATTGAGCAGGGTGTGAATGCGAGAGAGATTGAAGTTGCAGTGCTAGGTAATGATTATCCAGAGACGACATGGCCAGGTGAAGTGATTAAAGATGTCGCTTTTTATGACTATAAGTCTAAATATAAAGATGGTAAGGTCCAGTTGTCTATTCCAGCAGATTTAGATGAAGAAGTCCAAATGACGTTAAGAAACATGGCGGTAGAAGCTTTTAAAGCAACAGACTGTTCAGGATTACTACGTGCAGACTTCTTTGTAACTGAAGAGGATCAGATTTACATTAATGAAACGAATGCAATGCCTGGTTTTACGCAATACAGCATGTATCCTAAGTTGTGGGAAAATATGGGCGTATCCTATGCGGAATTAATTACAAAATTAATCACACTTGCTAAAGCACGTCACCAAGAAAAACAGAAAAATAAGCATAAAATCGATTAGTAGGTGACGATATGATTGAAATTACATTACGACAATTAAAAGACTGGGTGGATTGTGAAGTTGATCCAACCTTTTTAGACCATTCGATTAAAGGTGTTTCTATAGATTCCCGTCATATTGAAAAAGGGCAATTGTTTATTCCGTTTATTGGTGAAAATGTAGATGGACATCGATTTTGCGAACAAGCCATCCAAGATGGGGCAGGAGCTACTTTTTTTCAAACAGATAGTGACAGTGATGTGCCTAAAAATGGGCCAGTCATTT
Coding sequences within it:
- a CDS encoding D-alanine--D-alanine ligase, which gives rise to MSKEALCIIYGGKSAEHDVSILTAQNVLNAIDKAQYHVDIIYITNEGVWRKKENITDEITDINTLHLDESREGEISSMLTQSSQGGRYDAVFPLLHGPNGEDGTIQGLFEVLDLPYVGNGVLSASSSMDKLVMKQLFAQRGLPQLPYVSFLRSEYEKYEHNILKLVQDKLEFPVFVKPANLGSSVGISKCENEAQLIQGIEEAFLFDRKLVIEQGVNAREIEVAVLGNDYPETTWPGEVIKDVAFYDYKSKYKDGKVQLSIPADLDEEVQMTLRNMAVEAFKATDCSGLLRADFFVTEEDQIYINETNAMPGFTQYSMYPKLWENMGVSYAELITKLITLAKARHQEKQKNKHKID